From the Jatrophihabitans endophyticus genome, one window contains:
- a CDS encoding VWA domain-containing protein, whose amino-acid sequence MSGDGPAAPGAGPATRATLLDRQLGFVAALRDAGLVVSVAESIDAVRACGAVDLLEREQLRAVLAATLVKRQPHRPVFDTVFDLFWPRVTGESTVPPTDRQPAPRPAGAAHRGPLENPVRDRVREQLADYLRDGDERQLDEAVRDAVTAFGGVPGRRAGQRSWSQLAVLNAVSARTLLAGLLDSFLAGGEPGGGRGGIAERRARATVETRIARFERQVGAEVARRLAEQSDAATVARTAVRPALDQVNFLGATRGDLVALRREIQPLARRLAARLAQDQRRGSRGAFDFRATIRSALSTGGVHMTTRHRPRRPLKTDLVVLCDLSESVSLFAHFTLLLVYALREQFTRVRAFGFVDEVDELTRFFRPGGDVLDAVTALTAEADVAGLVGRTDYGRAVELFAERFPDAVGPRTSLLVLGDARSNYGSLALPTLQALAERARHSHWLNPERRAAWDTGDSRAAEFGQVVPMVECRNLAQLGEFVRDLAR is encoded by the coding sequence GTGAGCGGGGACGGCCCCGCGGCGCCCGGTGCGGGGCCCGCGACGCGGGCGACGCTGCTCGACCGGCAGCTCGGCTTCGTCGCGGCGCTGCGCGACGCGGGCCTCGTCGTGTCCGTGGCCGAGAGCATCGACGCGGTCCGCGCCTGCGGTGCCGTCGACCTGCTCGAGCGCGAGCAGCTGCGGGCGGTCCTCGCGGCGACGCTGGTGAAACGGCAGCCCCATCGTCCGGTGTTCGACACCGTGTTCGACCTGTTCTGGCCGCGGGTCACCGGTGAGTCGACCGTCCCGCCGACCGACCGGCAGCCCGCCCCGCGGCCGGCCGGGGCCGCGCACCGCGGCCCGCTCGAGAACCCGGTGCGCGATCGCGTGCGCGAGCAGCTCGCGGACTACTTGCGCGACGGCGACGAGCGGCAGCTCGACGAGGCCGTGCGCGACGCGGTCACCGCATTCGGCGGCGTGCCCGGTCGCCGCGCCGGTCAGCGATCCTGGTCGCAGCTGGCGGTGCTGAACGCGGTGTCGGCGCGCACGTTGCTGGCCGGGTTGCTCGACTCCTTCCTCGCCGGCGGCGAACCCGGCGGCGGACGCGGCGGCATCGCCGAGCGCCGGGCGCGCGCCACCGTCGAGACCCGCATCGCCCGCTTCGAGCGGCAGGTCGGCGCCGAGGTCGCCCGTCGGCTCGCCGAGCAGTCCGACGCCGCCACGGTGGCGCGGACCGCGGTCCGTCCCGCACTGGACCAGGTGAACTTCCTTGGTGCGACACGCGGCGACCTGGTCGCGCTGCGACGCGAGATCCAGCCCCTGGCCCGGCGGCTGGCGGCCCGCCTCGCCCAGGACCAGCGGCGCGGCAGCCGGGGGGCGTTCGACTTCCGGGCGACCATCCGCTCGGCGCTGTCGACCGGCGGCGTGCACATGACGACGCGGCACCGCCCCCGCCGCCCGCTCAAGACCGACCTCGTGGTGCTCTGCGACCTGAGCGAGTCGGTGTCGCTGTTCGCCCACTTCACCCTGCTGCTGGTCTACGCGCTGCGCGAGCAGTTCACCCGGGTGCGGGCGTTCGGCTTCGTCGACGAGGTCGACGAGCTGACCCGGTTCTTCCGCCCGGGCGGCGACGTCCTCGACGCCGTCACCGCCCTCACCGCAGAGGCCGACGTCGCCGGGCTCGTGGGCCGCACCGACTACGGTCGGGCCGTCGAGCTGTTCGCCGAGCGCTTCCCGGACGCCGTGGGTCCGCGGACGTCGCTGCTCGTGCTCGGCGACGCGCGCAGCAACTACGGGTCGCTCGCCCTGCCGACCCTGCAGGCCCTCGCCGAGCGCGCCCGCCACAGCCACTGGTTGAACCCCGAGCGGCGCGCGGCGTGGGACACCGGCGACTCCCGGGCCGCCGAGTTCGGCCAGGTCGTCCCCATGGTCGAGTGCCGCAACCTCGCCCAGCTCGGGGAGTTCGTCCGCGACCTCGCGCGTTGA
- a CDS encoding AAA family ATPase produces the protein MFDSPAAVRAALAGVGYLADTATATTVFLAARLERPLLVEGPAGVGKTQLATAVSRAASAELIRLQCYEGLDEARALYEWNYRKQLLRIQVEAARGGDAATWERTHDDIFTDEFLLARPLLRAIRRDAPTVLLIDEADKTDVEVEALLLEVLSEYQVTIPELGTVTATRRPFVVVTSNATRELSEALKRRCLYLYLDYPAAEREREIIVGQVPGVQEALAEQVVQTAATLRALELRKLPSVAETIDWARTLVALGVDDLDEAAIASTLGVVLKHRSDHARAAKELGLTS, from the coding sequence GTGTTCGACTCTCCCGCCGCCGTCCGGGCCGCTCTCGCCGGCGTCGGCTACCTCGCCGACACCGCCACGGCCACCACGGTCTTCCTCGCTGCCCGGCTGGAGCGGCCGCTGCTGGTCGAGGGGCCGGCCGGGGTGGGCAAGACCCAGCTCGCCACGGCGGTGTCGCGGGCGGCGTCGGCCGAACTGATCCGGCTGCAGTGCTACGAGGGTCTCGACGAGGCGCGCGCGCTGTACGAGTGGAACTACCGCAAGCAGTTGCTGCGCATCCAGGTCGAGGCGGCGCGGGGCGGCGACGCCGCGACCTGGGAACGGACGCACGACGACATCTTCACCGACGAGTTCCTGCTCGCCCGCCCGCTGCTGCGCGCGATCCGGCGCGACGCGCCGACCGTGCTGCTGATCGACGAGGCCGACAAGACCGACGTCGAGGTCGAGGCGCTGCTGCTGGAGGTGCTCTCGGAGTACCAGGTCACCATCCCCGAGCTCGGCACGGTGACCGCCACCCGGCGCCCGTTCGTGGTCGTCACCTCGAACGCGACCCGCGAGCTGTCGGAGGCGTTGAAGCGGCGCTGCCTCTACCTCTACCTCGACTACCCGGCGGCCGAACGGGAGCGGGAGATCATCGTCGGCCAGGTGCCCGGCGTGCAGGAGGCCCTCGCCGAGCAGGTCGTCCAGACCGCCGCGACGCTGCGGGCGCTCGAGCTGCGCAAGCTGCCCTCGGTGGCCGAGACGATCGACTGGGCGCGCACCCTGGTGGCGCTCGGGGTCGACGACCTGGACGAGGCGGCGATCGCGAGCACGCTCGGCGTCGTGCTCAAGCACCGGTCGGACCACGCACGGGCTGCGAAGGAGCTGGGGCTGACCTCGTGA
- the prcA gene encoding proteasome subunit alpha → MSMPFYASAEQIMRDRSEFARKGIARGRGAVVRTYADGILFVTENPSSALHKVSEIYDRIGFAGVGKYNEYENLRVAGIRLADLRGYSYDRRDVTARGLANAYAQTLGAIFTEQQKPYEVEICVAEVGDVAEDDQIYRLTYDGTIADEPEFLVMGGNAEALTGEMRRVFVAGQPLRDALAATVDALATAGDGGERRSLTAAQLEVAVLDRNRGKRKFRRYSGAALTALLPAPTGGDTASADEAGAAATPVDDPGEGSASE, encoded by the coding sequence ATGAGCATGCCGTTCTACGCCTCGGCCGAGCAGATCATGCGCGACCGCTCCGAGTTCGCGCGCAAGGGCATCGCCCGGGGCCGCGGTGCCGTCGTCCGCACGTACGCCGACGGCATCCTGTTCGTCACCGAGAACCCCAGCTCGGCGCTGCACAAGGTGAGCGAGATCTACGACCGAATCGGCTTCGCCGGGGTCGGCAAGTACAACGAGTACGAGAACCTGCGGGTGGCCGGCATCCGGCTCGCCGACCTGCGCGGCTACTCCTACGACCGGCGGGACGTGACCGCCCGCGGGCTGGCCAACGCGTACGCGCAGACGCTCGGGGCCATCTTCACCGAGCAGCAGAAGCCCTACGAGGTCGAGATCTGCGTGGCCGAGGTGGGCGACGTCGCCGAGGACGACCAGATCTACCGGCTCACCTACGACGGGACGATCGCCGACGAGCCGGAGTTCCTCGTCATGGGCGGCAACGCCGAGGCGTTGACCGGCGAGATGCGCCGCGTCTTCGTCGCAGGCCAGCCGCTGCGCGACGCCCTCGCCGCGACCGTCGACGCGCTGGCCACGGCCGGCGACGGCGGCGAGCGCCGCTCGCTGACGGCGGCCCAGCTCGAGGTCGCGGTGCTCGACCGCAACCGCGGCAAGCGCAAGTTCCGCCGCTACTCCGGCGCGGCGCTCACCGCGCTGCTGCCGGCGCCCACCGGCGGCGACACCGCCTCGGCCGACGAGGCGGGCGCCGCCGCCACGCCGGTGGACGACCCGGGCGAGGGCTCCGCCTCCGAGTGA
- a CDS encoding ubiquitin-like protein Pup, with translation MPTHESGQSKPQRQQETEAEEAVENGSDVAERHEKLTEDVDAILDEIDDVLETNAEDFVRAFVQKGGQ, from the coding sequence ATGCCCACCCACGAGAGCGGCCAGTCCAAGCCACAGCGGCAGCAGGAGACCGAGGCCGAGGAGGCCGTCGAGAACGGCTCCGACGTCGCCGAGCGCCACGAGAAGCTGACCGAGGACGTCGACGCGATCCTCGACGAGATCGACGACGTCCTGGAGACCAACGCCGAGGACTTCGTGCGCGCGTTCGTGCAGAAGGGCGGTCAGTGA
- the prcB gene encoding proteasome subunit beta: MLQYATSPGSSSFTDFLTVAAPDLLPAAPTNGVTVPHATTIVAAQYADGVVMAGDRRATMGNLISQRDIEKVYAADDYTLIAIAGVAGLGIETVRLFQVELEHFEKIEGTELTLAGKANRLATMIRGNLGMALQGLAVVPLFAGYDLEIDDPARAGRIFSYDVTGSCSAERYFHSVGSGSLFARGALKKLWRENLSRDEVVRVVVEALYDAADDDSATGGPDVTRGIYPVVMTATADGTTRVPDDELGAVVRALLTDREARPGA; this comes from the coding sequence ATCCTGCAGTACGCCACATCGCCCGGCTCGTCGTCGTTCACCGACTTCCTGACCGTCGCCGCGCCGGACCTGCTGCCGGCCGCGCCCACGAACGGGGTCACCGTGCCGCACGCGACCACCATCGTCGCCGCGCAGTACGCCGACGGCGTGGTGATGGCCGGCGACCGCCGTGCCACCATGGGCAACCTCATCTCCCAGCGTGACATCGAGAAGGTGTACGCCGCCGACGACTACACGCTGATCGCGATCGCCGGCGTGGCCGGGCTGGGCATCGAGACGGTGCGGCTCTTCCAGGTCGAGTTGGAGCACTTCGAGAAGATCGAGGGCACCGAGCTCACCCTCGCCGGCAAGGCCAATCGGCTCGCGACGATGATCCGCGGCAACCTGGGCATGGCGCTGCAGGGGCTCGCGGTCGTCCCGCTGTTCGCCGGCTACGACCTCGAGATCGACGACCCGGCGCGGGCGGGGCGCATCTTCAGCTACGACGTCACCGGCTCCTGCTCGGCCGAGCGGTACTTCCACTCCGTCGGGTCCGGATCGCTGTTCGCCCGCGGGGCGCTGAAGAAGCTCTGGCGCGAGAACCTGAGCCGCGACGAGGTCGTGCGCGTCGTCGTGGAAGCGCTCTACGACGCCGCCGACGACGACTCCGCCACCGGTGGCCCGGACGTGACTCGGGGCATCTACCCGGTCGTCATGACCGCCACCGCCGACGGCACGACGCGCGTGCCCGACGACGAGCTCGGCGCGGTCGTCCGTGCGCTGCTGACCGACCGTGAAGCCCGCCCGGGCGCCTGA
- the gcvP gene encoding aminomethyl-transferring glycine dehydrogenase, which translates to MSQSLSDLEHDDVFAARHIGPTVTDQQRMLETLGYASLDDLLGDAVPAGIREQLALALPDAASEAQVAAELRALAGRNQVLTSMIGLGYFGTITPPVIRRTVLENPSWYTAYTPYQPEISQGRLEALINFQTMVEDLTGLAVAGASVLDEGTAAAEAMALAHRAAKNGNTFVVDADVLPQTLDVVRTRAVPLGLKVVTQELDDPLPEGDVFGVLVQYPAASGRVRDLGPIVAAAHERGAQAVVAADLLALTVLASPGAAGADIAVGTTQRFGVPLGFGGPHAGYLAVRSGLERQLPGRLVGVSVDADGAPAYRLALQTREQHIRREKATSNICTAQVLLAVMASMYAVYHGPDGLRAIARRVHRLARVLAEGLAGGGCDVLAGAFFDTVTVTVGDGRADEVVAAALAAGINLRRVDERTVSVSCDETTTREHVVAVWRAFGVDHGLADVERLDREIAAGGSTETRTTDFLTHPVFNTHHSETSMLRYLRRLADRDYALDRGMIPLGSCTMKLNATTEMEPVTNPGFANVHPFAPEGQFDGYAQVIADLQSWLCEITGYDAVSLQPNAGAQGEFAGLLAIHQYHQGRGDHERDVCLIPASAHGTNAASAVMAGLRVVVVKTGGDQGEIDLDDLRAKIAQHADRLAAIMVTYPSTHGVFEEHIGEVCALVHDAGGQVYVDGANLNAMVGLARPGRFGADVSHLNLHKTFCIPHGGGGPGVGPVAVRAHLAGYLPNHPLQRTAGPEAGSGAISAAPWGSAAILPITWAYIRLMGAAGLTAATGAAILSANYVAKRLAEHYPVLYSGTHGLVAHECILDLRGITKATGVTVDDVAKRLIDYGFHAPTMSFPVAGTLMVEPTESEDLAELDRFVAAMIAIKGEIDRVAAGEWPVEDNPLRNAPHTAESVTGEWTSPYPRELAAFPPGVDKRAKYWPPVRRIDGAFGDRNLVCACPPVSEFA; encoded by the coding sequence ATGAGCCAGTCCCTGTCCGACCTCGAGCACGACGACGTCTTCGCCGCCCGCCACATCGGCCCCACCGTCACCGATCAGCAGCGGATGCTCGAGACCCTCGGCTACGCCTCGCTCGACGACCTGCTCGGCGACGCCGTCCCGGCCGGGATCCGCGAGCAGCTGGCCCTGGCCCTGCCCGACGCGGCGTCCGAGGCGCAGGTGGCCGCGGAACTGCGCGCCCTGGCCGGGCGCAACCAGGTGCTGACCTCGATGATCGGGCTCGGCTACTTCGGCACGATCACCCCGCCGGTCATCCGGCGCACCGTGCTGGAGAACCCGTCCTGGTACACGGCGTACACGCCCTACCAGCCCGAGATCAGTCAGGGCCGCCTCGAGGCGCTCATCAACTTCCAGACCATGGTCGAGGACCTCACCGGGCTCGCCGTCGCCGGTGCGTCCGTGCTGGACGAGGGGACCGCCGCCGCCGAGGCGATGGCGCTCGCGCACCGTGCCGCGAAGAACGGCAACACCTTCGTGGTGGACGCCGACGTGCTGCCGCAGACGCTCGACGTCGTGCGTACCCGCGCCGTCCCGCTCGGGCTGAAGGTCGTGACGCAGGAGCTCGACGACCCGCTGCCCGAGGGCGACGTGTTCGGCGTGCTCGTGCAGTACCCCGCGGCGTCGGGGCGGGTGCGCGACCTCGGCCCGATCGTCGCGGCGGCCCACGAGCGTGGTGCGCAGGCCGTCGTCGCCGCGGACCTGCTCGCGCTCACCGTGCTGGCGTCGCCCGGCGCGGCCGGTGCCGACATCGCGGTGGGGACGACGCAGCGCTTCGGCGTCCCGCTCGGCTTCGGCGGGCCCCACGCCGGCTACCTCGCGGTGCGTTCGGGTCTGGAGCGGCAGCTGCCCGGTCGGCTCGTCGGGGTGTCGGTCGACGCCGACGGCGCACCGGCCTACCGGCTCGCGCTGCAGACGCGCGAGCAGCACATCCGGCGCGAGAAGGCCACGTCCAACATCTGCACCGCGCAGGTGCTGCTGGCCGTCATGGCGTCCATGTACGCCGTGTACCACGGCCCGGACGGCCTGCGGGCGATCGCGCGCCGCGTGCACCGGCTCGCCCGGGTGCTGGCCGAGGGCCTGGCCGGGGGCGGGTGCGACGTCCTCGCCGGCGCCTTCTTCGACACGGTGACGGTAACGGTCGGCGACGGGCGCGCCGACGAGGTCGTCGCGGCGGCGCTGGCGGCGGGCATCAACCTGCGCCGCGTCGACGAGCGCACCGTGTCGGTCAGCTGCGACGAGACCACGACGCGCGAGCACGTGGTCGCGGTGTGGCGGGCCTTCGGCGTCGACCACGGCCTCGCCGACGTCGAACGCCTCGACCGCGAGATCGCCGCGGGCGGCTCGACCGAGACGCGCACGACCGACTTCCTCACGCATCCGGTGTTCAACACGCACCACTCCGAGACCTCGATGCTGCGCTACCTGCGCCGTCTCGCCGACCGCGACTACGCCCTCGACCGCGGCATGATCCCGCTCGGCTCCTGCACCATGAAGCTGAACGCCACCACCGAGATGGAGCCGGTCACCAATCCCGGTTTCGCGAACGTGCACCCGTTCGCGCCGGAGGGGCAGTTCGACGGCTACGCCCAGGTGATCGCCGACCTGCAGTCGTGGCTGTGCGAGATCACCGGGTACGACGCGGTGTCGCTGCAGCCGAACGCCGGGGCCCAGGGCGAGTTCGCCGGGCTGCTCGCGATCCACCAGTACCACCAGGGGCGCGGCGACCACGAGCGCGACGTCTGCCTGATCCCCGCGTCCGCGCACGGCACCAACGCCGCCTCGGCGGTCATGGCGGGGCTGCGCGTCGTCGTCGTCAAGACCGGTGGCGACCAGGGCGAGATCGACCTCGACGACCTCCGGGCGAAGATCGCGCAGCACGCCGACCGGCTGGCCGCGATCATGGTCACCTACCCGTCCACGCACGGGGTCTTCGAGGAGCACATCGGCGAGGTCTGCGCCCTGGTCCACGACGCGGGCGGGCAGGTCTACGTCGACGGTGCAAACCTCAACGCGATGGTGGGCCTGGCGCGTCCCGGCCGGTTCGGCGCCGACGTCTCGCACCTGAACCTGCACAAGACGTTCTGCATCCCGCACGGCGGCGGCGGTCCCGGCGTCGGCCCGGTGGCGGTGCGTGCCCACCTCGCGGGCTACCTGCCCAACCACCCGTTGCAGCGCACCGCCGGTCCCGAGGCCGGGTCCGGCGCGATCTCGGCCGCGCCCTGGGGCTCGGCGGCGATCCTGCCCATCACCTGGGCCTACATCCGACTGATGGGCGCGGCCGGGCTCACGGCCGCGACGGGCGCGGCGATCCTGTCCGCCAACTACGTCGCTAAGCGGCTCGCCGAGCACTACCCGGTGCTCTACAGCGGCACCCACGGGCTGGTGGCGCACGAGTGCATCCTCGATCTGCGCGGCATCACCAAGGCCACCGGCGTCACCGTCGACGACGTCGCGAAGCGGTTGATCGACTACGGCTTCCACGCCCCGACGATGTCCTTCCCCGTGGCGGGCACGTTGATGGTCGAGCCCACCGAGTCCGAGGACCTCGCCGAGCTGGACCGCTTCGTGGCCGCCATGATCGCCATCAAGGGCGAGATCGACCGCGTCGCGGCGGGGGAGTGGCCGGTCGAGGACAACCCGTTGCGCAACGCCCCGCACACCGCCGAGAGCGTCACGGGCGAGTGGACGAGCCCGTACCCGCGCGAGCTCGCCGCCTTCCCGCCCGGTGTCGACAAGCGGGCGAAGTACTGGCCGCCGGTGCGCCGCATCGACGGCGCGTTCGGGGACCGCAACCTGGTCTGTGCGTGCCCGCCGGTGAGCGAGTTCGCCTAG
- a CDS encoding alkaline phosphatase D family protein has translation MDGNPRLLIGPVLRFVGRTDATVWVETDEPCEVEILGVRERTWSVEGHHYAIVVVDGLQPGSATEYDVRLDGEAAWPDPRSDRPASRIRTLADDRPLRLVYGSCRYGRGAVKLADKHFDPDSLAAYARLLTTAADEQWPDAMLMLGDQVYADETSEATQRRIRARRDVSQGAGLELADFEEYTWIYLESWTDPDVRWLMSTVPSSMIFDDHDVRDDWNTSHEWRTDMQGTDWWQERVVGGLSSYWVYQHLGNLSPAELRENDLYRQVRTSDGAASTAALREFAARADSEADGHKGARWSFRRDFGRTRLLMIDSRCGRILADGRRSMVDEDEFAWIEQQLGDTPDADGGDGDSGYDHLLIGTSLPWLLARALHDIEAWNEALCDGGRGGRVARWSEKLRRGADLEHWASFHDSFERLGTMIESVAAGRRGSAPATVCVLSGDVHHAYIAEATFSTSVTSRIYQLTCSPLHNYVPAYMKVTFRVAWSRFAERFTRVLLGLVLRVPRTSVRWRRLAGPYFGSEIAELVISGRRAETVLRRSAAPGDEGELVEVDRRTLAA, from the coding sequence ATGGACGGAAACCCTCGCCTGCTCATCGGCCCCGTGCTGCGCTTCGTGGGACGGACCGACGCGACCGTCTGGGTCGAGACCGACGAGCCGTGCGAGGTGGAGATCCTCGGGGTGCGCGAGCGCACGTGGAGCGTCGAGGGGCACCACTACGCGATCGTGGTCGTCGACGGCCTGCAACCGGGCAGCGCGACCGAGTACGACGTCCGCCTCGACGGGGAGGCGGCGTGGCCCGACCCCCGCTCCGACCGGCCCGCCAGTCGCATCCGCACGCTCGCCGACGACCGGCCGCTGCGGCTCGTGTACGGCTCGTGCCGGTACGGCCGGGGCGCGGTGAAGCTCGCCGACAAGCACTTCGACCCGGACTCGCTGGCCGCCTACGCGCGGCTGCTCACCACCGCGGCGGACGAGCAGTGGCCCGACGCGATGCTGATGCTCGGCGACCAGGTGTACGCCGACGAGACGTCCGAGGCGACGCAGCGGCGCATCCGGGCGCGACGCGACGTCTCGCAGGGCGCCGGCCTCGAGCTCGCGGACTTCGAGGAGTACACCTGGATCTACCTCGAGTCCTGGACCGACCCGGACGTGCGCTGGCTGATGTCGACGGTGCCGTCGTCGATGATCTTCGACGACCACGACGTGCGCGACGACTGGAACACCTCGCACGAGTGGCGCACCGACATGCAGGGCACGGACTGGTGGCAGGAGCGCGTCGTCGGCGGGCTCTCGTCGTACTGGGTGTACCAGCACCTGGGCAACCTCTCCCCCGCCGAGCTGCGCGAGAACGACCTCTACCGCCAGGTGCGCACGAGCGACGGCGCCGCGAGCACCGCGGCGCTGCGCGAGTTCGCGGCCCGCGCCGACAGCGAGGCCGACGGCCACAAGGGCGCTCGGTGGTCGTTCCGACGCGACTTCGGCCGCACCCGGCTGCTGATGATCGACTCCCGCTGCGGACGCATCCTGGCCGACGGCCGGCGCTCCATGGTCGACGAGGACGAGTTCGCCTGGATCGAGCAGCAGCTCGGCGACACCCCGGACGCCGACGGCGGCGACGGCGACAGCGGGTACGACCACCTGCTGATCGGCACCTCGCTGCCGTGGCTGCTCGCGCGGGCGCTGCACGACATCGAGGCGTGGAACGAGGCCTTGTGCGACGGCGGTCGGGGAGGCCGCGTCGCTCGCTGGTCGGAGAAGCTGCGCCGCGGCGCCGACCTCGAGCACTGGGCGTCCTTCCACGACTCGTTCGAGCGGCTCGGCACCATGATCGAGTCGGTCGCGGCCGGCCGGCGCGGGTCGGCCCCGGCCACGGTGTGCGTGCTCTCCGGCGACGTCCACCACGCCTACATCGCCGAGGCGACCTTCTCCACCTCGGTCACCTCGCGCATCTACCAGCTGACCTGCTCGCCGCTGCACAACTACGTCCCGGCCTACATGAAGGTGACGTTCCGCGTGGCGTGGAGCCGCTTCGCCGAGCGCTTCACCCGGGTCCTGCTCGGCCTGGTGCTCCGCGTGCCCAGGACGTCGGTCCGGTGGCGTCGGCTCGCCGGGCCCTACTTCGGCAGCGAGATCGCCGAGCTGGTCATCTCCGGGCGCCGTGCGGAGACGGTGTTGCGCCGCTCGGCCGCCCCCGGCGACGAGGGTGAGCTCGTCGAGGTCGACCGCCGCACCCTCGCCGCCTGA
- a CDS encoding QcrA and Rieske domain-containing protein — protein MTRRTLLVAGAATAGAAALAACSGGSDGAATDDTAEAQTPTAGASTASTPARRSESSDATTSSSAPSTSSAAAAASLATLADITVGESVAVKLPNGKPGVVTRTSQTAAVCFSAVCTHQGCTVKPDGKQFTCPCHNSTFDAATGKVLGGPAPSALPKVTVKVVGGEVVPG, from the coding sequence GTGACCCGCCGCACCCTCCTCGTCGCCGGCGCCGCCACCGCCGGCGCGGCCGCTCTCGCCGCCTGCTCGGGCGGCTCCGACGGCGCCGCGACCGACGACACGGCCGAGGCGCAGACCCCCACCGCCGGCGCCTCGACCGCGAGCACCCCGGCGCGGCGGAGCGAGAGCAGCGACGCCACCACCTCCAGCTCGGCGCCCTCGACGTCGAGCGCGGCGGCCGCCGCTTCGCTGGCCACGCTCGCCGACATCACGGTCGGTGAGTCCGTGGCGGTGAAGCTGCCCAACGGCAAGCCGGGGGTGGTCACGCGTACCTCGCAGACCGCGGCGGTGTGCTTCAGCGCCGTCTGCACGCACCAGGGCTGCACCGTGAAGCCGGACGGGAAGCAGTTCACCTGCCCGTGCCACAACTCCACCTTCGACGCCGCGACCGGCAAGGTGCTCGGCGGACCGGCCCCGTCGGCGCTGCCGAAGGTGACGGTCAAGGTCGTCGGCGGCGAGGTCGTCCCGGGCTGA
- a CDS encoding metallopeptidase family protein codes for MEVDRHRFEDMVGEALDTLPAEFTRLMRNVVVQVEDAPPDGPGDGLFGLYEGVPLTERMSDYSAVLPDRITIFRLATLAACDSEAEVVAEVRTTVVHEVGHHFGIDDDRLHELGY; via the coding sequence ATCGAGGTCGACCGGCACCGCTTCGAGGACATGGTGGGCGAGGCGCTGGACACGCTGCCGGCCGAGTTCACCCGGCTCATGCGCAACGTCGTCGTGCAGGTCGAGGACGCGCCGCCCGACGGCCCCGGTGACGGTCTGTTCGGGCTGTACGAGGGCGTTCCGCTGACGGAGCGGATGTCGGACTACTCCGCCGTGCTGCCGGACCGGATCACGATCTTCCGGCTCGCGACCCTCGCGGCGTGTGACTCCGAGGCCGAGGTCGTGGCCGAGGTACGCACCACCGTGGTCCACGAGGTGGGTCACCACTTCGGCATCGACGACGACCGGCTGCACGAGCTGGGCTACTGA
- a CDS encoding sigma-70 family RNA polymerase sigma factor translates to MAERGTLAPVPRDTDTGAAMLRTLHDEHGAALWSYVLGLTNGDRGQAQDVVQETMLRAWRTPAVLAQTARSPRGWLFTVAKRIVIDEWRTARSRRERVTDDVPERPVADTTDQTVDRHLVLAAMRTLSAEHRAVLHECYFRGSSVGQAAATLGVPPGTVKSRTHYALRALRLAIDELGGAS, encoded by the coding sequence ATGGCCGAACGCGGCACACTGGCGCCCGTGCCGAGGGACACCGACACCGGTGCCGCCATGCTGCGGACGCTGCACGACGAGCACGGCGCCGCGCTGTGGTCCTACGTGCTGGGCCTGACCAACGGCGACCGCGGCCAGGCGCAGGACGTCGTCCAGGAGACGATGCTGCGGGCGTGGCGCACGCCGGCCGTCCTGGCGCAGACCGCGAGGTCTCCGCGCGGCTGGCTGTTCACCGTCGCCAAGCGCATCGTCATCGACGAGTGGCGCACCGCGCGCTCGCGACGGGAGCGGGTCACCGACGACGTCCCCGAACGGCCGGTGGCCGACACCACGGACCAGACCGTCGACCGGCACCTCGTCCTCGCCGCCATGCGGACGTTGTCGGCCGAGCACCGCGCCGTGCTGCACGAGTGCTACTTCCGCGGCTCGTCGGTCGGCCAGGCGGCGGCGACGCTGGGCGTCCCGCCGGGAACGGTGAAGTCGCGGACCCACTACGCGCTGCGCGCGCTGCGGCTCGCGATCGACGAGCTGGGAGGGGCATCGTGA
- a CDS encoding Fur family transcriptional regulator, whose translation MAATRQRATRQGGAVRDALHNAGGFRSAQDVYAVLRTNGDAVGLSTVYRHLQSLVDDGVVDVIHTPEGEATYRYCGDPGAGHHHHLVCRRCGHTVEIEGRAVERWASEIAREHGFAEVDHTVELFGLCPVCARAA comes from the coding sequence GTGGCGGCGACGAGGCAGCGGGCGACCCGGCAGGGCGGCGCGGTCCGCGACGCCCTGCACAACGCCGGCGGGTTCCGGAGCGCGCAGGACGTGTACGCGGTGTTGCGCACGAACGGCGACGCCGTCGGGCTGTCGACCGTCTACCGACACCTGCAGTCCCTCGTCGACGACGGCGTGGTGGACGTCATCCACACGCCCGAGGGCGAGGCGACGTATCGCTACTGCGGCGACCCGGGCGCGGGGCACCACCACCACCTCGTCTGTCGCCGCTGCGGGCACACCGTCGAGATCGAGGGACGTGCCGTGGAGCGATGGGCCAGCGAGATCGCCCGCGAGCACGGCTTCGCCGAGGTCGACCACACCGTCGAGCTGTTCGGCCTCTGCCCGGTCTGTGCCCGGGCGGCCTGA